The Streptomyces sp. NBC_01268 genome window below encodes:
- a CDS encoding ABC transporter ATP-binding protein, with product MTIIDNTSTVPAPRDGGQTGPLLEVRDLHVEFHTRDGVAKAVNGVNYSVDAGETLAVLGESGSGKSVTAQAIMGILDMPPGKIPRGEILFRGQDMLKMSNEERRKVRGRKIAMIFQDALSSLNPVLSVGYQLGEMFRVHHGLSKKEAKAKAIELMDKVKIPAAKARVSDYPHQFSGGMRQRIMIAMALALEPDLIIADEPTTALDVTVQAQVMDLLAELQREYNMGLILITHDLGVVADVADKIAVMYAGRIVEQAPVHELYKRPAHPYTRGLLDSIPRLDQKGQELYAIKGLPPNLLHVPTGCAFNPRCPKAEDICRTEIPALAPVTEQDGADLPGRKSACHFWKETIHG from the coding sequence GTGACCATCATCGACAACACCTCGACGGTCCCCGCGCCGCGTGATGGCGGCCAGACCGGTCCGCTGCTCGAAGTCCGTGACCTGCACGTGGAGTTCCACACCCGTGACGGTGTCGCCAAGGCGGTGAACGGCGTCAACTACTCGGTCGACGCCGGTGAGACGCTGGCCGTGCTCGGCGAGTCCGGCTCCGGCAAGTCCGTCACCGCCCAGGCCATCATGGGCATCCTGGACATGCCGCCCGGCAAGATCCCGCGGGGCGAGATCCTCTTCCGCGGCCAGGACATGCTCAAGATGTCCAACGAGGAGCGCCGCAAGGTCCGCGGCCGGAAGATCGCGATGATCTTCCAGGACGCGCTGTCCTCCCTCAACCCGGTCCTCTCCGTGGGCTACCAGCTCGGCGAGATGTTCCGCGTGCACCACGGGCTCTCCAAGAAGGAGGCCAAGGCCAAGGCCATCGAGCTGATGGACAAGGTCAAGATCCCCGCCGCCAAGGCGCGGGTCTCGGACTACCCCCACCAGTTCTCCGGCGGTATGCGCCAGCGCATCATGATCGCCATGGCGCTCGCCCTGGAGCCGGACCTGATCATCGCGGACGAGCCCACCACGGCGCTCGACGTGACGGTCCAGGCCCAGGTCATGGACCTCCTCGCGGAGCTCCAGCGCGAGTACAACATGGGTCTGATCCTGATCACCCACGACCTCGGCGTCGTCGCCGACGTCGCGGACAAGATCGCGGTCATGTACGCCGGCCGGATCGTCGAGCAGGCGCCGGTGCACGAGCTGTACAAGCGCCCGGCCCACCCGTACACCCGCGGTCTGCTGGACTCGATCCCGCGCCTGGACCAGAAGGGCCAGGAGCTCTACGCGATCAAGGGCCTGCCGCCCAACCTGCTCCACGTGCCCACCGGCTGCGCCTTCAACCCGCGCTGCCCGAAGGCCGAGGACATCTGCCGTACGGAGATCCCGGCCCTGGCGCCGGTCACCGAGCAGGACGGCGCCGATCTGCCGGGCCGCAAGAGCGCCTGCCACTTCTGGAAGGAGACGATCCATGGCTGA
- a CDS encoding ABC transporter ATP-binding protein, with protein sequence MAELSKNEEAVAAALDAPVKRGEPILQVRNLQKHFPLTQGILFKKQVGAVKAVDGVSFDLYQGETLGIVGESGCGKSTVAKLLMNLERATAGEVFYKGQDITRLSGRALKAVRRNIQMVFQDPYTSLNPRMTVGDIIGEPFDIHPEVAPKGDRRRKVQELLDVVGLNPEYINRYPHQFSGGQRQRIGIARGLALNPEIIICDEPVSALDVSVQAQVINLMEKLQDEFNLSYIFIAHDLSIVRHISDRVGVMYLGKMAEIGTDTEIYEHPTHPYTQALLSAVPVPDPEARAHRERIILTGDVPSPANPPSGCRFRTRCWKAQEKCSTEIPLLAVPERFRGLDTPAAHESACHFAEEKTVLPV encoded by the coding sequence ATGGCTGAGCTCAGCAAGAACGAGGAGGCCGTGGCCGCGGCGCTCGACGCACCCGTCAAGCGCGGTGAGCCGATCCTCCAGGTGCGCAACCTGCAGAAGCACTTCCCGCTGACGCAGGGCATCCTCTTCAAGAAGCAGGTCGGTGCGGTCAAGGCCGTGGACGGGGTCTCCTTCGACCTCTACCAGGGTGAGACGCTGGGCATCGTCGGCGAGTCCGGCTGTGGCAAGTCCACGGTCGCCAAGCTGCTGATGAACCTGGAGCGGGCCACCGCCGGCGAGGTCTTCTACAAGGGCCAGGACATCACCCGGCTGTCCGGGCGCGCCCTCAAGGCCGTCCGCCGCAACATCCAGATGGTGTTCCAGGACCCGTACACCTCGCTGAACCCGCGCATGACGGTCGGCGACATCATCGGCGAGCCCTTCGACATCCACCCCGAGGTGGCCCCGAAGGGCGACCGGCGCCGCAAGGTGCAGGAGCTGCTCGACGTCGTCGGTCTGAACCCGGAGTACATCAACCGGTACCCGCACCAGTTCTCCGGCGGTCAGCGCCAGCGCATCGGCATCGCCCGGGGCCTCGCGCTCAACCCGGAGATCATCATCTGCGACGAGCCGGTCTCGGCCCTGGACGTCTCCGTCCAGGCGCAGGTCATCAACCTGATGGAGAAGCTGCAGGACGAGTTCAACCTGTCCTACATCTTCATCGCGCACGACCTGTCGATCGTCCGGCACATCTCCGACCGCGTCGGCGTGATGTACCTCGGCAAGATGGCCGAGATCGGCACGGACACCGAGATCTACGAGCACCCGACCCACCCGTACACGCAGGCGCTGCTCTCCGCGGTGCCGGTGCCGGACCCGGAGGCCCGCGCGCACCGCGAGCGGATCATCCTCACCGGTGACGTGCCCTCGCCGGCCAACCCGCCGTCGGGCTGCCGCTTCCGCACCCGTTGCTGGAAGGCGCAGGAGAAGTGCAGCACCGAGATCCCGCTCCTCGCGGTCCCGGAGCGCTTCCGCGGCCTGGACACCCCGGCCGCGCACGAGTCCGCGTGCCACTTCGCCGAGGAGAAGACGGTCCTTCCCGTCTGA
- a CDS encoding peptide ABC transporter substrate-binding protein: MRGATHAKWAALATAVALAATACGGGDDSGGGGANGTVSSSWGDPQNPLEPANTNEVQGGKVLSMIFRGLKQYDPKTGAANNMLAEKIETTDSTNFTITVKDGWTFSNGEKVTAKSFVDAWNYGAHLKNNQKNAYFFGYIEGYSQVHPDKGEPTAATLSGLKVVNDSTFTVKLSQKFSTFPDTLGYVAFAPLPQAFYDDHAGWLSKPVGNGPYTVDSYAKGSQMVLKKWDGYPGTDKAQNGGITLKVYTDNNTAYTDLTAGNLDLVDDIPASQLKNVSADLGDRYINTPAGIIQTLAFPFYDPAWNKPGQEKLRTGLSMAIDRKQITQTIFQNTRTPAQDWTSPVLGAEGGFKDICAASCVYNPTEAKKLVAEGGGIPGGTMKISYNADTGSHKEWVDAVCNSINRALGNNKACVGNPIGTFADYRNQVTQSKLNGPFRAGWQMDYPLIQNFLQPLYFTGASSNDGKYTNPEFDKLVNQANAETDTTKAVGLFQQAETVLKNDMGAIPLWYQNGSAGYSEQVENVMLNPFSVPVYDQIKVK, translated from the coding sequence ATGCGCGGAGCCACGCACGCCAAGTGGGCCGCTCTGGCCACCGCCGTCGCCCTCGCGGCGACCGCTTGCGGTGGGGGCGACGACAGCGGCGGCGGAGGGGCCAACGGCACCGTGAGCTCCTCCTGGGGCGACCCGCAGAACCCACTGGAGCCGGCGAACACCAACGAGGTGCAGGGCGGCAAGGTCCTCTCCATGATCTTCCGGGGGCTCAAGCAGTACGACCCGAAGACCGGCGCGGCCAACAACATGCTGGCCGAGAAGATCGAGACCACCGACTCGACCAACTTCACCATCACGGTCAAGGACGGCTGGACCTTCTCCAACGGCGAGAAGGTCACCGCCAAGTCCTTCGTCGACGCCTGGAACTACGGCGCCCACCTGAAGAACAACCAGAAGAACGCCTACTTCTTCGGCTACATCGAGGGCTACAGCCAGGTCCACCCGGACAAGGGCGAGCCGACCGCCGCCACCCTGTCCGGACTGAAGGTCGTCAACGATTCGACCTTCACGGTCAAGCTGTCGCAGAAGTTCTCGACCTTCCCCGACACCCTCGGCTACGTGGCCTTCGCCCCGCTGCCCCAGGCCTTCTACGACGACCACGCCGGCTGGCTCTCCAAGCCGGTCGGCAACGGCCCGTACACCGTGGACTCCTACGCCAAGGGCTCCCAGATGGTGCTCAAGAAGTGGGACGGCTACCCCGGCACGGACAAGGCCCAGAACGGCGGCATCACCCTCAAGGTCTACACGGACAACAACACCGCCTACACCGACCTGACGGCCGGCAACCTCGACCTCGTCGACGACATTCCCGCCTCGCAGCTCAAGAACGTCTCCGCCGACCTCGGCGACCGGTACATCAACACCCCGGCCGGCATCATCCAGACGCTCGCCTTCCCCTTCTACGACCCGGCCTGGAACAAGCCCGGACAGGAGAAGCTGCGCACCGGCCTGTCCATGGCGATCGACCGCAAGCAGATCACCCAGACGATCTTCCAGAACACCCGCACGCCCGCCCAGGACTGGACCTCGCCGGTGCTCGGCGCCGAAGGCGGCTTCAAGGACATCTGCGCGGCGTCCTGCGTGTACAACCCCACCGAGGCGAAGAAGCTGGTCGCCGAGGGCGGCGGCATCCCCGGCGGCACCATGAAGATCTCGTACAACGCCGACACCGGTTCCCACAAGGAGTGGGTGGACGCCGTCTGCAACTCCATCAACCGCGCCCTCGGCAACAACAAGGCCTGCGTCGGCAACCCGATCGGCACCTTCGCCGACTACCGCAACCAGGTCACCCAGTCGAAGCTGAACGGGCCCTTCCGGGCCGGCTGGCAGATGGACTACCCGCTCATCCAGAACTTCCTCCAGCCGCTGTACTTCACCGGCGCCTCGTCCAACGACGGCAAGTACACCAACCCCGAGTTCGACAAGCTGGTCAACCAGGCCAACGCCGAGACCGACACCACCAAGGCCGTCGGGCTCTTCCAGCAGGCCGAGACCGTGCTGAAGAACGACATGGGCGCCATCCCGCTCTGGTACCAGAACGGCAGCGCCGGCTACTCGGAGCAGGTCGAGAACGTGATGCTCAACCCGTTCAGCGTCCCGGTCTACGACCAGATCAAGGTCAAGTGA
- a CDS encoding ABC transporter permease, which yields MGRYVIRRLLQMIPVFFGATLLIFLMVNVMGDPIAGLCGDRACDPATAAQLQKEFGLDKPVWQQYLIYMGNVFTGDFGTAFNGQPVTELMASAFPVTIRLTIVAIFFEIVIGISLGVLTGLKRGRPVDTTVLLLTLVVLSIPTFVTGLLVQLLLGVKWGWIKPAVSPEAPFNELIVPGLVLASVSLAYVTRLTRTSIAENKRADYVRTAVAKGLPRRRVITRHLLRNSLIPVVTFIGADIGALMGGAIVTERIFNIHGVGYQLYQGIVRQNTQTVVGFVTILVLVFLLANLLVDLLYAVLDPRIRYA from the coding sequence ATGGGTCGATACGTGATCCGGCGGCTGCTGCAGATGATCCCGGTCTTCTTCGGCGCCACGCTGTTGATCTTCCTGATGGTGAACGTGATGGGCGACCCCATCGCCGGACTCTGCGGCGACCGGGCGTGCGACCCGGCGACCGCCGCCCAGCTGCAGAAGGAGTTCGGTCTCGACAAGCCGGTCTGGCAGCAATACCTGATCTACATGGGCAACGTCTTCACCGGAGACTTCGGCACCGCCTTCAACGGACAGCCCGTCACCGAGCTGATGGCCAGCGCCTTCCCGGTCACCATCCGGCTCACCATCGTCGCGATCTTCTTCGAGATCGTCATCGGCATCAGCCTGGGCGTCCTCACCGGCCTCAAGCGCGGCCGGCCCGTCGACACCACCGTGCTGCTGCTGACCCTGGTCGTGCTCTCCATCCCCACCTTCGTCACCGGTCTGCTGGTCCAGCTGCTGCTCGGCGTGAAGTGGGGCTGGATCAAACCGGCGGTGTCGCCCGAGGCGCCCTTCAACGAGCTGATCGTCCCCGGCCTGGTCCTCGCCTCCGTGTCGCTCGCGTACGTCACCCGGCTCACCCGGACCTCGATCGCCGAGAACAAGCGCGCCGACTACGTCCGCACCGCCGTCGCCAAGGGCCTCCCACGCCGCCGGGTCATCACCCGCCACCTGCTGCGCAACAGCCTGATCCCCGTGGTGACCTTCATCGGCGCCGACATCGGCGCGCTGATGGGCGGCGCCATCGTCACCGAACGGATCTTCAACATCCACGGCGTCGGCTACCAGCTCTACCAGGGCATCGTCCGGCAGAACACCCAGACCGTCGTCGGCTTCGTGACCATCCTCGTCCTGGTGTTCCTCCTGGCCAACCTGCTGGTCGACCTCCTGTACGCCGTCCTTGACCCGAGGATTCGCTATGCCTGA
- a CDS encoding ABC transporter permease has translation MPEPLEPFEPLESYGAEGRAIASTGAGGASDLATAEAETLEPRPTTAPGGPEGSGPDRKARSLWSDAWHDLRRNPVFIVSALIILFLVVISIWPSLIASGDPLDCDLSKAQEGSQPGHPFGFNGQGCDVYTRTVYGARTSVTVGVLATLGVAILGSALGGLAGFFGGAWDGVLSRITDVFFAIPVVLGGLVLLSVVTSATVWPVIGFMVLLGWPQLSRIARGSVITAKQNDYVQAARALGASNSRMLLRHIAPNAVAPVIVVATIALGTYISLEATLSYLGVGLKPPTVSWGIDISSASQYIRNAPHMLLWPAGALAVTVLAFIMLGDAVRDALDPKLR, from the coding sequence ATGCCTGAGCCGCTTGAACCGTTTGAGCCGCTTGAGTCGTACGGCGCCGAGGGGCGGGCCATCGCCTCCACCGGAGCCGGGGGCGCCTCCGACCTGGCCACGGCCGAGGCCGAGACCTTGGAGCCGCGTCCCACCACCGCCCCCGGCGGTCCGGAAGGCAGCGGCCCCGACCGCAAGGCGCGCTCCCTGTGGTCCGACGCCTGGCACGACCTGCGCCGCAACCCGGTCTTCATCGTGTCCGCGCTGATCATCCTCTTCCTGGTGGTCATCTCCATCTGGCCCTCGCTGATCGCCTCCGGCGACCCCCTCGACTGCGACCTGTCCAAGGCGCAGGAGGGCTCCCAGCCCGGCCACCCCTTCGGCTTCAACGGCCAGGGCTGCGACGTCTACACCCGGACCGTCTACGGCGCCCGCACCTCCGTCACCGTCGGCGTCCTCGCCACCCTCGGCGTCGCGATCCTCGGCAGCGCCCTCGGCGGCCTCGCCGGCTTCTTCGGCGGCGCCTGGGACGGCGTCCTGTCGCGCATCACGGACGTCTTCTTCGCCATCCCGGTCGTCCTCGGCGGCCTGGTGCTGCTGTCCGTGGTGACCAGCGCCACCGTCTGGCCCGTCATCGGCTTCATGGTGCTGCTCGGCTGGCCCCAGCTCTCCCGCATCGCCCGGGGCTCCGTCATCACGGCCAAACAGAACGACTACGTCCAGGCCGCCCGCGCCCTCGGCGCCTCCAACTCCCGGATGCTGCTGCGCCACATCGCGCCGAACGCCGTCGCCCCCGTGATCGTCGTCGCGACCATCGCGCTCGGCACCTACATCTCCCTGGAGGCGACCCTGTCGTACCTCGGCGTCGGGCTGAAGCCGCCGACGGTGTCCTGGGGCATCGACATCTCCTCGGCCTCGCAGTACATCCGCAACGCCCCGCACATGCTGCTCTGGCCGGCCGGCGCGCTCGCCGTCACGGTGCTCGCCTTCATCATGCTCGGCGACGCGGTGCGCGACGCCCTCGACCCCAAGCTGAGGTAG
- a CDS encoding ABC transporter ATP-binding protein, producing MLLEVRDLHVEFHTREGVAKAVNGVNYSVDAGETLAVLGESGSGKSVTAQAVMGILDMPPGKISGGEILFQGKDLLKLKEEERRKIRGAKMAMVFQDALSSLNPVVSVGDQLGEMFQVHRGMSRKDSRVKAVELMDRVRIPAAKERVGQYPHQFSGGMRQRIMIAMALALEPELIIADEPTTALDVTVQAQVMDLLAELQRELNMGLILITHDLGVVADVADKIAVMYAGRIVEQAPVHEIYKAPAHPYTRGLLDSIPRLDQKGQELYAIKGLPPNLLAIPSGCAFNPRCPLAQDVCRTDVPPLYDVTESPVPRSSACHFWKECLHG from the coding sequence ATGCTGCTCGAAGTGCGTGACCTGCACGTGGAGTTCCACACCCGCGAGGGGGTGGCCAAGGCGGTCAACGGCGTCAACTACTCGGTCGACGCGGGGGAGACCCTCGCGGTGCTCGGCGAGTCGGGCTCCGGCAAGTCCGTCACCGCCCAGGCCGTCATGGGCATCCTCGACATGCCCCCCGGGAAGATCAGTGGCGGCGAGATCCTCTTCCAGGGGAAGGACCTGCTCAAGCTGAAGGAGGAGGAGCGCAGGAAGATCCGCGGCGCCAAGATGGCGATGGTCTTCCAGGACGCGCTCTCCTCCCTCAACCCGGTGGTCAGCGTGGGCGATCAGCTCGGCGAGATGTTCCAGGTGCACCGCGGGATGTCGAGGAAGGACTCCCGGGTCAAGGCCGTCGAGCTGATGGACCGGGTCCGCATCCCGGCCGCCAAGGAACGGGTCGGGCAGTACCCGCACCAGTTCTCCGGCGGCATGCGGCAGCGCATCATGATCGCGATGGCGCTCGCCCTCGAACCCGAGCTGATCATCGCCGACGAGCCGACCACCGCCCTCGACGTCACCGTCCAGGCCCAGGTGATGGACCTGCTCGCCGAGCTCCAGCGCGAGCTCAACATGGGGCTCATCCTGATCACCCACGACCTCGGCGTGGTCGCCGACGTCGCCGACAAGATCGCCGTCATGTACGCGGGCCGGATCGTCGAACAGGCCCCGGTCCACGAGATCTACAAGGCCCCCGCCCACCCGTACACGCGCGGCCTGCTGGACTCGATCCCGCGGCTCGACCAGAAGGGCCAGGAGCTCTACGCGATCAAGGGCCTGCCGCCCAACCTGCTCGCCATCCCGTCCGGCTGCGCCTTCAACCCGCGCTGCCCGCTCGCCCAGGACGTGTGCCGCACCGACGTGCCGCCGCTGTACGACGTGACCGAATCGCCCGTACCGCGGTCGAGCGCCTGCCACTTCTGGAAGGAGTGCCTCCATGGCTGA
- a CDS encoding ABC transporter ATP-binding protein, with protein MAEAILQVRDLVKHYPLTQGILFKKQVGAVKAVDGVDFDLAAGETLGIVGESGCGKSTVAKMLVNLERPTAGSISYKGEDLTTMSPRALKAVRRNIQMVFQDPYTSLNPRMTVGDIIGEPYEIHPEVAPKGDRRRKVQDLLDVVGLNPEYINRYPHQFSGGQRQRIGIARGLALQPEIIVADEPVSALDVSVQAQVVNLLERLQNEFSLSYVFIAHDLSIVRHISDRVGVMYLGRIVEIGSDAQIYDHPTHPYTQALLSAVPVPDPEARAHRERIILTGDVPSPANVPSGCRFRTRCWKAQERCTLEVPLLAVPAVFRLTDSPAKHDSACHFAEEKQVVAPENGTATAATPPGPVTPGGPVTPPDPVTPPGPDTPETPDAPEAPPQA; from the coding sequence ATGGCTGAGGCGATTCTCCAGGTCCGCGACCTGGTCAAGCACTACCCGCTGACCCAGGGCATCCTCTTCAAGAAGCAGGTCGGCGCGGTCAAGGCGGTGGACGGCGTCGACTTCGACCTCGCCGCGGGCGAGACCCTCGGCATCGTCGGCGAGTCCGGCTGCGGCAAGTCGACGGTGGCCAAGATGCTGGTCAACCTGGAGCGGCCGACCGCCGGCTCCATCTCGTACAAGGGCGAGGACCTCACCACGATGTCCCCGCGCGCCCTCAAGGCGGTGCGCCGCAACATCCAGATGGTGTTCCAGGACCCGTACACCTCGCTGAACCCGCGCATGACGGTCGGCGACATCATCGGGGAGCCGTACGAGATCCACCCGGAGGTCGCGCCCAAGGGCGACCGGCGCCGCAAGGTCCAGGACCTGCTCGACGTCGTCGGCCTCAACCCGGAGTACATCAACCGCTATCCGCACCAGTTCTCCGGCGGCCAGCGCCAGCGCATCGGCATCGCCCGCGGCCTCGCCCTGCAGCCCGAGATCATCGTGGCCGACGAGCCCGTCTCGGCCCTGGACGTCTCCGTCCAGGCCCAGGTGGTCAACCTGCTGGAGCGGCTCCAGAACGAGTTCAGCCTGTCGTACGTCTTCATCGCGCACGACCTGTCGATCGTCCGGCACATCTCCGACCGGGTCGGCGTCATGTACCTCGGCCGGATCGTGGAGATCGGATCCGACGCGCAGATCTACGACCACCCCACCCACCCGTACACCCAGGCGCTGCTCTCCGCGGTGCCGGTCCCCGACCCCGAGGCGCGCGCGCACCGCGAGCGGATCATCCTCACCGGCGACGTGCCCTCACCGGCGAACGTCCCCTCCGGCTGCCGCTTCCGCACCCGCTGCTGGAAGGCCCAGGAGCGCTGCACCCTGGAGGTCCCGCTGCTCGCCGTCCCGGCGGTCTTCCGGCTGACCGACAGCCCGGCCAAGCACGACTCGGCCTGCCACTTCGCGGAGGAGAAGCAGGTCGTGGCACCGGAGAACGGCACCGCGACCGCGGCCACCCCGCCCGGCCCGGTGACTCCGGGCGGCCCGGTCACCCCGCCCGACCCGGTGACCCCGCCCGGCCCTGACACCCCCGAGACGCCGGACGCCCCGGAGGCGCCCCCGCAGGCTTAA
- a CDS encoding alpha/beta fold hydrolase, translated as MTSSRDSLSFPRRSARTQRFTLGAPRAFSVSPDGERVVFVRSSSGTDRSHGLWVLDLGGAGGAGAPAERLAADPRALLAGAEEELSAEERARRERSREGSGGIVGYAVDGAVELAAFALSGRLFVAELRAGTAGELPVPGPVVDPRPSPDGRYVAYAAGGALRVTGTDPGSAAGGDRALVEPEAEGVSYGLAEFAASEEMSRSRGFWWAPSSDRLLVARVDERPVRRWWIADPAHPERAPHAVAYPAAGTPNAEVGLFLVDLAGARTEVVWDRAAFPYLARVHWSGDGAPLLLVQARDQRTQAYLEVDPESGATREVRREEDPAWLELFTGVPARTPDGRLVRIADEGGARVLAVGERARTDGTLHVRAVLDVGAEDVLISASAGEAAEASEIGEIHVYRVGIGGSGGAERVSEGAGVHGAVRSGAVTVLSSARPDVPGSVARVLRDGKTVAEVASYAQTPPLAAGVRLVEAGARRIPCAVLLPSGWSEGDGPLPVLLDPYGGPHGQRVVAAHNPYLTSRWFAEQGFAVIVADGRGMPGRSPAWEKSVSRDFAGTLDDQIEALHGLAGRFPLDLGRVAVRGWSYGGYLAALAALRRPDVFHAAVVGAPVTDWRLYDTHYTERYLGHPDEEPAVYAANSLVTDEGLSGAVEPARPMLIVHGLADDNVVVAHTLRLSSALLAAGRPHEVLPLSGVTHMTPQEQVAENLLLLQVDFLRRALGLG; from the coding sequence ATGACTTCGTCACGAGACTCCCTGTCGTTCCCCCGCCGGTCCGCGCGGACGCAGCGGTTCACGCTCGGCGCCCCGCGCGCCTTCAGCGTGTCCCCGGACGGCGAGCGGGTGGTGTTCGTCCGGTCCTCCTCGGGGACGGACCGCTCGCACGGGCTGTGGGTGCTGGACCTCGGAGGGGCCGGCGGTGCCGGCGCCCCGGCCGAGCGCCTGGCGGCCGATCCGCGGGCGCTGCTCGCGGGCGCGGAGGAGGAGTTGTCCGCGGAGGAGCGGGCCCGCCGGGAGCGCAGCCGGGAGGGCTCGGGCGGGATCGTGGGCTATGCCGTGGACGGGGCCGTGGAGTTGGCGGCCTTCGCGCTGTCCGGACGTCTGTTCGTGGCGGAGCTGCGGGCGGGCACGGCGGGCGAACTGCCCGTGCCGGGTCCGGTGGTCGACCCGCGGCCCTCGCCGGACGGGCGGTACGTGGCGTACGCGGCGGGCGGGGCGCTGCGGGTCACGGGCACCGACCCGGGCTCCGCGGCGGGCGGGGACCGGGCGCTGGTCGAGCCCGAGGCGGAGGGGGTCAGCTACGGCCTGGCGGAGTTCGCGGCCTCGGAGGAGATGAGCCGCAGCCGGGGCTTCTGGTGGGCGCCGTCCTCGGACCGGCTGCTGGTGGCGCGGGTGGACGAACGGCCGGTGCGGCGCTGGTGGATCGCCGATCCGGCGCACCCGGAGCGGGCTCCGCACGCGGTGGCCTACCCGGCGGCGGGCACGCCCAACGCGGAGGTCGGGCTGTTCCTTGTGGACCTCGCGGGGGCCCGGACGGAGGTGGTGTGGGACCGGGCCGCGTTCCCGTACCTGGCCCGGGTGCACTGGTCGGGCGACGGCGCGCCGCTGCTGCTCGTCCAGGCCCGGGACCAGCGCACGCAGGCGTATCTGGAGGTCGACCCGGAGTCGGGGGCGACGCGGGAGGTGCGCCGGGAGGAGGATCCGGCGTGGCTGGAGCTGTTCACGGGGGTCCCGGCCCGGACGCCGGACGGGCGGCTGGTGCGGATCGCCGACGAGGGCGGGGCGCGGGTGCTCGCGGTCGGGGAGCGGGCGCGGACGGACGGGACGCTCCATGTCCGCGCGGTGCTGGACGTGGGCGCGGAAGATGTCCTGATCTCGGCGTCGGCGGGTGAGGCCGCGGAGGCTTCCGAGATCGGTGAGATCCATGTGTACCGGGTGGGGATCGGGGGCAGCGGGGGCGCCGAGCGGGTCTCGGAGGGCGCCGGGGTGCACGGAGCGGTGCGTTCCGGTGCGGTGACGGTGCTGTCCTCGGCCCGGCCGGACGTTCCGGGGAGCGTGGCGCGGGTGCTGCGGGACGGGAAGACGGTCGCCGAGGTCGCCTCGTACGCGCAGACTCCCCCGCTCGCGGCCGGGGTGCGGCTGGTCGAGGCGGGCGCGCGGCGGATCCCGTGCGCGGTGCTGCTGCCCTCGGGCTGGTCGGAGGGCGACGGTCCGCTGCCGGTGCTCCTGGACCCGTACGGGGGGCCGCACGGGCAGCGGGTGGTCGCCGCGCACAACCCGTATCTGACCTCCCGGTGGTTCGCCGAGCAGGGCTTCGCCGTGATCGTCGCCGACGGGCGCGGCATGCCGGGCCGCTCCCCCGCCTGGGAGAAGTCGGTCAGCCGGGACTTCGCCGGCACCCTCGACGACCAGATCGAGGCGCTCCACGGGCTCGCCGGCCGCTTCCCGCTCGACCTCGGGCGGGTGGCCGTCCGCGGCTGGTCGTACGGCGGATACCTGGCCGCCCTGGCGGCGCTGCGCCGACCCGACGTCTTCCACGCGGCCGTGGTGGGCGCCCCGGTCACGGACTGGCGGCTCTACGACACCCACTACACCGAGCGGTATCTGGGCCACCCGGACGAGGAGCCGGCCGTCTACGCGGCGAACTCGCTGGTGACCGACGAGGGGCTGAGCGGGGCGGTGGAGCCGGCCCGGCCGATGCTGATCGTCCACGGCCTCGCCGACGACAACGTGGTGGTGGCGCACACCCTGCGGCTCTCCTCCGCGCTCCTGGCCGCCGGCCGCCCGCACGAGGTGCTGCCGCTGTCGGGCGTCACGCACATGACGCCGCAGGAGCAGGTGGCGGAGAACCTGCTGCTGCTCCAGGTGGACTTCCTCAGGCGGGCGCTGGGCCTGGGCTGA